The Lycium ferocissimum isolate CSIRO_LF1 unplaced genomic scaffold, AGI_CSIRO_Lferr_CH_V1 ctg7419, whole genome shotgun sequence region AGGAGTTGGGGccctctcatgctcctctgcTGCTGGAGGATAGGAGAAATGGCATGCGAGTAGGGTGGGCATGGAACAAAGatggtacggtatttgaaacttcggttcggtaacTTCGGTAttcggtttttaaaaaatatgataccattaccataccaaactaattcggtatggttcggtatttttaagttcggtttcgattttacTACGGTTGCATTGCAGAACTATAGTTTATTTGATTTCGACTTATATATACTCATGTAATAAAGGATTATGacttcgacttttctcaattatattaaactaacaccatacacaaatagacatatttaaaagaaagtacaagcaattTTCGTCATTAATCAATTACACAACGGATATTTGAATCACGATAGTAGTAGTCAAAGTTTCAAAGTCTAAATAACATTAGCCAAAATTAAGCATAATCTTTAGTCCTATACAATTTTACACCAAAATTTCATTCAAAAGAACAGAGAGAATAGGCCATTTCCACCATTTCGAGTCTTAATGTATTGGAAAATAATAGAGACAAATTAAAGGCTACTTTGAAAAGATACGTGAAAGACTCGAAAGCATGAAACTATTGGATAAAAGGTCTACTTTGATGATATAATTTTCTATTAGATACAAATTGGCATTAAATGAGATGTGATGTAATTTTTTCTATGAAACTAGTCTATATATTTAGtagtaaatataatatatatagattgtatatatgtagtataaacTTCATACATCCATTTGATCTCGGTATCTATTTTATAAATACCATATACCATACCGAATAccaaagaaaatttaaattcataCCAAATACCATACCAAATACCGTAATACCAAAAACCGCGGTATTAAAAACTTTGGTATCGGATGGTATTGTATATACCATACCGTGCCCACCTCATACGCGAGGGAGTAGACTCTAAGCCTCACCATGTCCCAACTCCAAGCTTCGAGGTTCTCACGGTGCCTTCCCCCCCGGCATTTAATATTGTACGGATTTTTCTTTTGGCGTCATCGAGGAACCtaaaatcataacgcacaattagaataaaggaaatcttacattatggctctatcgcacgatctatggaAAAAAACGGTCATTGATTCCTAAATGcttgttcttttgtttatttcatggcgcgcttcacacccataaacaagactctaccggacacatTAGACACACCCCTAAGACGAaatcgcttcgataccacttttgtcacgacccgactagggggccatgacgggtacccggagctatcCACTGAGCACCGCTCATCGTACTACTATCATCCCAATATGAACACATATAATCTCGCTTACAGTGGACCAATCATAAGCTATTTTgtaaaacatatgcatatatacataagcccacaTGGCAGCAAAAGAATAATGTACGGAAGATACAATGAGAGTCACATAACATCCGCTACCCACacgagtatctacgagcctctaaccgAAGTAATGGAATGGaagacggacagaccccgtcatgtccaagtatatacacaaaagaatatgttAGAAACCGGCACCTCCGGCTATGGAAGTTGCCCCCGTGCAAGTCGATCCGGCTCCTAGAAGCCGGGTCGTCTTCTCCCGTCTACCCGTAGGGTACGAACACGATCTTCAACgagaaaaggatgtcagtacgagcaatgtactaagtatgtaaggcatgcattataATGTAATAAGGgaacaagaagataaaataaagataaagagataaccggTGAccgcttgcctcttaaggcgagtCACGCACGCATACTCgtaaaatatcatcatatcatgtattgtCATCGAACGTGCGcacgatccatatatcatcatatatcaatatatattaccgtggaacgtacggcccgatccatcacccatatagtccccgtccggcatcccgcgtccgggatgatatcataagataCCCGCCGATCGTGGCTATGCGTCTAGCgccctcacctttccccatgtcccctatatacatatacatatcatatatatatataatatacgatTTTACgagagcccaagtaaaagtgcgctctatcggagtgacgtaaggtcgtgagcctccgattatattatggtgTCATCATCGTCGCTATGCCCcatcttgaaggaactagtatcatgaggtgagacaacaacaaagaatggcatcactgaaatcataagcaTAGAAACATCGACATTATgaagtcatcattgtcatcttTACCGTTATGGAACGTATCTCATGAGAAGTTCTCAAAGTTCTTCAAATTTCATCTttagggatgtaagaaggtcatggaagtaTAGAAAGGAATCATAaacaagagtcatgccttagaaggaaggggactagccttacatacctttgtatcttCTTAACGATTTCAACTAAGAGCTCTCCTTCCGGCTTACAATTCTACCTACAAAGgggttcgtacgaaggttagattgttgaaggTATACTTAAGTCTGAATTAAAGCgaataaggctaacgaaaattgggcagcatttcgtttgttttaaCAACTTTCCCTCTAATAATAAAACATCCCCCAAACAACACAAcgacacccataatatcatcataCGTAAATCtcctcaagttaaacattattcaacttccaaattcatttCCGAAATCCTCCATGGCCATAACTATAGTACGTACCTTCATGTCTATCgttcacataatacttcctcaacatcattagcacccttcataataatattatactcatattatacCATGAATCATAGTTCAACTCCCTTCCAACCCAACGTAccattatttgcatacttgagcTTATATTCCATACTTGTTTCTAATACGAGTTctttaactactcaacaccattactaacatgaaataattgtaGAACTCTCCTTTGGTCATGTAGAGATGATCTTTGAATGCAagtactccacttgagaagaacttAACTCcaataccaaagagattctcaACTTTTATCAACCCTTAGGAAGCATTCACACCCTTGATTGTACcaacttttgatgtttgatccttgatttcccttcttGGATATGTATTAGTGTGAtatggagagggttctagaggtttttggAAGGTTAGAGAAGTaaataatgagaaaaagaagagaaaatcgtgtatatataaaaattgaacTCGAACCCGACCCAAAATATACGGTTCAATATATggaccgtacaatttatacggttcgtatattGGACCGTAAGAAAACTCCAGAAAAatcacccttcactggaagggttctacgatcaggtatacgggccgtataaaatatacggttcgtatatatgaccgtataatccccaaTTTTTTTGATTTCGTTCTCGTTGCTTCGTTTggtctcgaatccttatggagccttcttggtacttgtgtaaCACATCCTTAATGATCTAATGGAcattataactcatcctcaaCACCTTACTAAATATTTGTTAGTTTGACACCCATGAAATCCTCCCCAAACGTAACTTATACTCCATTTCCTTTGACGAACCTAGTTTCTCCAAGTCCTATGACTCAAAAATCTTATCCCATATACATTAGGCTACCAATCACCCTCTTATAGTCGTGAAGGTCTCGTGTTCAATTTAACTGACATTAGTCTATTCGTgacgcaacgacatgaaattgccgaggtgtaacatccccGCTTTCAACAAAGCAAATAGGCCCCCTTTAAATAGAGAAACCCAGAATTTCAAAACCCCTTCTTGTTCGATGTGAGATTAGGATAACTCCCCTTTGTGGGGTTTCCTCCTCACACCCACTTTGGAGGGTTAGgattaaacaaaaaagagaacaaaGGGTCAAATCTGCCCTAAAAAAGTCGATCTTTTAGGTTCCAAACGAACCAATAGCAAACCGAgattcaaaattcacaaacgACCAAAATCAATTAAAGATTTGCAGAATATAAACATTCAACGTTCACAAAGCAGAGAAAAGCATGCTAACAAGGACAAGATAACACCTCATTTGGGTAGAGATAGGTAAAAATTGGAGGAGGCAATTAATGTCTTACCTAAAATTGACCCAACCAGGCCTGTAAGAGCCTTACCCATCCTGCAGTGTTgccaaaaatgacaaaaatgacgACATGAGAGAGAAGGTGGCCCCGCGGCGGCATAGGGTTTCTCTTAAGGAAACCCTCAAAGACCTTTAAGGCTTTGTTTGCCTTGACTGAGAAATGAAGAAGGGGCCTTTCCCCCTTAATTGTTTTAGTGACTTGGGCCGGGTCTGGCCCagttgggctggactcggtccatTTGAAAGAAATAGGGGCGGCCCGACTTATATgcccatgtgtatatatatatgatatatctatgtatatatctCTAGAGCTGTTCacatttttggttaaaaccaaaaccaaaccgaaaatttaaccaaaccgaataaaaaaatagacatttggtttggtttggttttaaatttgaaaaactgataatatttggtttggttatggttatagtaaaaaataaccgaataaataaccgaaccaaactgataattatatacataaaatttatacttatttatatgtataatattagctttttcataaataattaaagatattttataccttttaattattaatttaattttggtctacttatttttaaggcccgtgtcttaaaagaatatgtccaacAATCGAAGCCCAACTCTAATAAGTAGTAAGCATAAGGGTAAAAAccctactatctcttttcattttacatttctGATTTCTGCCTCAGCCTAAGAACAAGAGAATTAAGCTCACGTTTCTCACAAACTCACGAATACGTACTCACAAAGTGAAGGCTCTAGAGCATCCTCAACTCCTCAAGTACAAGACTGTCAAAGTTTGAGAAGGTTTGTAAGAATTTGTTTCGAATTTTAAGTTGTTTCCTTTTCTGTTTCGaatttttacctttattttttcttatccgaatgggtcctaaacttctaatatttttcagatgaaaaggacagaggttgaagatttggaggttcCTAAAGATAGTTCAGTAACACTAACATATGTTGTAACTCAAGCACATGGTAATgctcctaatacttcttccgtgCGTAAACCTCCTAAAAAGCAGAAAAGAACTACTCCTTGTAGTCGAGACTCTAGCCCTGGGGATAATGGTAGAAAAATATCTGAAATTTGAGATCATTATACACAGTTTACTAATAAAATGGGGgaattgagggcaaaatgcAAGTACTGCCCCAAAGACTTAGCTTGCCCTTCTAATTATGGGACTTCCAACCTTTGGGGACATTTGCTTAACAAGTGTGAGAAATACCCTTTTAAGACCATTGATAGGAAGCAGACAACACTCAATATTAAACCTATTAAAGGAGGGGGACAGGGAGGTTTGTAAAAGGTTGTTTATAATGTTGTCGAAATTAGAAGGGCCATTGTCGAGTTTGTTATAATTGATGAACAACCATTTAGAGTCGTTGAGGGGGAAGGCTTTAAGAGGCTAATGGCGATTGTTTTGCCTAATTTTGAGTTACCTTCTCGCATTATGTTTTAGACAatgtttaaaaaattatgaagAAGAGAAACAAAAGCTTAAAAGGCTTGTTAAAGTTCAACGTGTTTGTCTTACTAGCGACACATGGACGTCAATCTAAAATTTGACCTATATGGTCATTACTGCTCACTGGATTGATGATCAGTggaatttgcaaaaaaaaattcttaactTTTTTCAAACTCCAGATCATAAGGGTGAGACAATTGCAAAAGGAATTGAAGCTTATTTGTTAGATTGGGAGATCGAGAACAAATTCACGGTGACACTAGATAAGGCATcagctaatgatgctataatCTGGTACTTGAAAGGGAGAATTAATGATTGGAATGGTGTCATCTTGGGAAATGATTTTTTACACGTTCAGTGTAATGCTCATATCTTGAATTTGATTGTAAAAGAAGAATTGAGTGAACAAAATGATTCCATTTCTCGGGTAAGGCGTGTTTGTGAAATATGTTAAGTCTTCTCCTGCAAGATCTGCTTCCTTTAAGTCATATGTTGAGAAGGTAAAACTAGACACCCATGGCCTTTTGAGTTTGGATGTTGAGACGAGGTGGAACTCTACATACTTGATGTTAAATACAGCTGTACAATTTGAAAAAGCCTTTTCAAGAATGTATATTGATGATCATAAGTactttaactattgtcttgaaTTGAGTGGAACGGTCGTGCATCCATCTTCGGaagattggaagaatgtgaAAGTCTTTCTCAAGTTTCTTGAGATTTTCTATAAAACCACTTTGAAGTTTTTGAGTACTTTGCATGTTACTTCAAATTTTTTCTTCCATGAGCTTTTTAATCTTCAAAGCATAATTGTCCAGTATTCGAATTGTAGTGATTCAATTTTGACTGATATGGCTAGGAAGATGAAAATTAAGTTTGATAAATATTGGGGTGATTTTGAGGATATTAAcatattgttattttttgcCGTTGTGTTGGATCCTCGCTAAAAAATGAAGTATGTGAAGTTCCTTTTTAACAATTTTTATGATCCTTTGGAGGGAAATGGAAAGTCTACTAAAGTGATGAACACTTTATCTCGCTTGTATAATCATTATAAGAATTCTGTTTCTGGGATTTCTAGTGAAAATATTGGAGATCAAACTAGTGTGATGAGTCAAATTGGTGCAATGAATAGTTCTGATGTGTGGCAATCGCAATGCgagaaatttcttgaagatgagaatgatgttgataATAAGTCTGATCTTGAAAAGTATTTGCTGAATGATCTGGAGAAGATTAAGGATTTCAATATCTTGACTTGGTGGAAATCTTCATCTGAAAGATATCCTATTGTCTCTAGGATTGCAAGAGATGTGCTTGCTATTCCTACGTCTACTATTGCCTCGTAATCGGCTTTTTTTGGTCGGATACTTGATTGTTATCGAAGTTCTCTATCGACAAAGACAAAAAGCTCTTGTTTGTTGTCAACAATGGTTGCGGTCAACATCTAAAGAATGCAAGCTTGAAGATCTTTTAGAAGAAATTCAAAAACTTGAGATCGCTGAAAAAGGTAATTTTACATAATTAACTATATGAATATTTGTTTCACTTGCTGCAAATTACTATCTTAGAAAAATAATTGTTGTTAAATTGTAGTTGCATTTGAAACTTTGAGCTTTCTATGGTATTTTAGCTAATTGTTGCCATTTAATATGTGTTGCTACACTTTAACAATCTTACATTTAAATATGTGTTGCTCACATTTAAATATCCGTTGAAGTTTAAGTACAAATTTATGTATCAAGAATATATTCTTTTAATTGGAAAAAAGTGATGCGACCTCCTTCTTTAGATATATAACATGTTCATTAACGTCTGGTCTTATTTTGGATCTAGttagattttgaaagaaaaaacatttatatatttagactCTGCATAAAGGACATCACTATCACAAAATTGACAATTAAAAATTATTGTAAGAAtttatcaagaaaatcatgGTAAAAGAATTTCACATGGactttaaaaatattctttaaaagGAAGAATGAGAGTAAGTCAATATAACTTTATTCTCTCGTAGGTAAATAAATTTTTTCACATACAATGGCTTGGGAAGTACATTTTCCTTCAGGTGAAAAGCAGGAAAAAGCTTCTTTCTCAACATGTTGTGTCAAGGTAGGTAGTATAAGGAAGACTCACCATCAATTCCTTTTGCATTACTCGGCATTTCTGTTGCTGTGGAGgattatttttccattttgaaCCTAGACAACAAATGAGCTCAAACTCTACAGAACTGACCTGATTGGAGCATCCAATAGTTGGCATTTTACTAAATTGTTGCACTTTAAGTTTTGGGCAAAGTTGCTGCTATATTTGTTGGCTGAGCTACTATACTTCTATGTTTTTAGACATTTAATACCTAATATCGTGATTTCTTTTGCAGATTCTCCGGGCACTGTTTTGAGCATTGATTAGTTTGGAGCTTCACTTCGGGGAAGATGGTCGAAGTACTTTTGATTATATTCGGATTCTCTAGTTAGTTTAGTTTAAgt contains the following coding sequences:
- the LOC132045636 gene encoding zinc finger BED domain-containing protein RICESLEEPER 1-like — translated: MGELRAKCKYCPKDLACPSNYGTSNLWGHLLNKCEKYPFKTIDRKQTTLNIKPIKGGGQGDHKGETIAKGIEAYLLDWEIENKFTVTLDKASANDAIIWYLKGRINDWNGVILGNDFLHVQCNAHILNLIVKEELSEQNDSISRVKLDTHGLLSLDVETRWNSTYLMLNTAVQFEKAFSRMYIDDHKYFNYCLELSGTVVHPSSEDWKNVKVFLKFLEIFYKTTLKFLSTLHVTSNFFFHELFNLQSIIVQYSNCSDSILTDMARKMKIKFDKYWGDFEDINILLFFAVVLDPR